One genomic segment of Pandoraea sputorum includes these proteins:
- a CDS encoding exonuclease: protein MSRTPSRIIPVDEEIFVSTDVEADGPIPGPHSMLSFASAAYTADKELIGTFSANLECLPDANGHPLTMKWWKTEPEAWAACRVDPEDPAKALKAYVKWVEKLPGKPVFVAYPAGFDFTFMFWYMMRFVGRCPFSWSALDIKTLAFAMTGMPYRKCIKPRLPQVWLDPLPHTHVALDDALEQGALFCNMLAELREQQKTLAELPGWRGAGLTANADAPVFGSAAAKAAAQAEGAESAESAADDAESPATGPGKDSTAHR from the coding sequence ATGTCCCGTACCCCATCGCGCATCATTCCTGTGGACGAGGAGATTTTCGTCAGTACCGACGTCGAGGCCGATGGCCCGATCCCGGGTCCGCATTCGATGCTCAGCTTTGCGTCGGCTGCGTACACGGCCGATAAGGAACTGATCGGCACGTTCAGCGCCAACCTGGAATGTCTGCCCGACGCCAACGGGCACCCGCTCACGATGAAGTGGTGGAAGACCGAGCCGGAAGCGTGGGCGGCCTGTCGCGTGGATCCGGAAGACCCGGCCAAGGCGCTCAAGGCGTACGTGAAGTGGGTGGAGAAGTTGCCCGGCAAGCCGGTATTCGTGGCCTATCCTGCGGGCTTCGATTTCACGTTCATGTTCTGGTACATGATGCGATTCGTCGGCCGTTGCCCGTTCTCGTGGTCGGCGCTGGATATCAAGACGCTCGCATTTGCGATGACGGGCATGCCGTACCGCAAGTGCATCAAGCCGCGTCTGCCGCAGGTCTGGCTCGACCCGCTGCCGCACACGCACGTGGCGCTGGACGACGCGCTGGAGCAAGGCGCGCTCTTCTGCAACATGCTCGCGGAGTTGCGCGAACAGCAAAAGACGCTCGCGGAGTTACCCGGCTGGCGTGGCGCGGGCCTGACGGCCAATGCCGATGCACCGGTGTTCGGTTCGGCCGCGGCGAAAGCGGCGGCGCAAGCCGAAGGCGCCGAGTCAGCGGAATCCGCCGCGGACGACGCCGAATCCCCGGCCACCGGCCCCGGCAAGGACAGCACGGCGCATCGCTAA
- the arsC gene encoding arsenate reductase (glutaredoxin) (This arsenate reductase requires both glutathione and glutaredoxin to convert arsenate to arsenite, after which the efflux transporter formed by ArsA and ArsB can extrude the arsenite from the cell, providing resistance.) — MITVYHNPRCSKSREALALVEGSPAGHDLQIVEYLKTPPTLADLKRLHQLLGVPVREMIRSNETEFAELGLADTALSDDALLAAVAKHPKLLQRPIVVNGNKAVIARPPELVSRVL; from the coding sequence ATGATTACCGTCTACCACAACCCGCGCTGCTCGAAGTCGCGCGAAGCGCTGGCTCTCGTTGAAGGCTCCCCGGCGGGCCACGACCTGCAAATCGTCGAGTATCTGAAGACGCCGCCGACGCTTGCCGATCTCAAGCGTCTGCATCAATTGCTGGGCGTGCCCGTGCGCGAGATGATTCGCAGCAACGAGACGGAATTCGCGGAGCTGGGACTCGCCGATACGGCGCTGAGCGACGACGCACTGCTGGCTGCGGTGGCTAAGCATCCGAAGCTGTTGCAGCGCCCCATCGTCGTGAACGGCAACAAGGCGGTGATCGCACGGCCGCCGGAGCTGGTCAGCCGCGTGCTGTAA
- a CDS encoding dienelactone hydrolase family protein: MAGRFISIKSRDGKTFQAYLATPDNKGASAGKGPGLVLCQEIFGVNAYIRELADRYAEEGYVVLAPDLFWRIEPGIELGYSSSDWQRAFALFQSFDVDLGMEDVGATVDTLRALPECVGGVGVVGYCLGGKLAALSVTRTSADVAVGYYGVGLEQHVEELAGEHPPLVLHIAELDKYAPAEVRDALTERLGKHPNVTLYSYPDADHAFARPGDHFNRPATQLAHQRTIAAIRNVVGPHFDFAALWETHCAYEFAIREIDPLMKTMVAEPYVNHIPTMTGGVGHQQLAHFYRNHFVNSNPPDTRLIPISRTIGATQLVDELLFCFTHTTPVDWMLPGVEPTGRRVEIPLVAIVRFRGDKLEHEHIYWDQASVLVQIGLLDPKGLPVAGVETARKLQDENLASNALMPNWSFGTRAG; this comes from the coding sequence ATGGCAGGACGTTTCATCAGCATCAAGTCACGCGACGGCAAGACCTTTCAGGCCTATCTGGCAACGCCCGACAACAAGGGGGCTAGCGCAGGCAAAGGTCCAGGACTGGTGTTGTGTCAGGAAATCTTCGGGGTGAACGCCTACATCCGCGAACTCGCCGATCGTTACGCCGAAGAGGGTTATGTCGTGCTGGCCCCCGATCTGTTCTGGCGCATCGAGCCGGGCATCGAGCTTGGGTATTCGTCCAGTGACTGGCAGCGCGCGTTCGCGTTGTTCCAGAGCTTCGACGTCGATCTCGGGATGGAGGACGTGGGTGCCACCGTCGACACGCTGCGGGCACTGCCCGAATGCGTCGGCGGCGTGGGCGTGGTCGGGTACTGTCTGGGGGGCAAGCTCGCCGCACTGTCCGTGACGCGAACGAGTGCGGATGTCGCGGTCGGGTACTACGGCGTGGGGCTGGAGCAGCATGTCGAAGAGCTCGCGGGCGAGCATCCGCCCCTCGTATTGCACATCGCCGAACTCGACAAATACGCGCCCGCAGAAGTGCGCGACGCGCTGACCGAACGTCTCGGCAAGCATCCCAACGTCACCCTTTACAGCTATCCGGACGCCGATCACGCGTTCGCGCGTCCCGGCGACCACTTCAACCGTCCGGCCACGCAACTTGCGCACCAACGCACCATCGCCGCGATCCGCAACGTCGTTGGACCGCACTTCGACTTCGCGGCGCTCTGGGAAACGCATTGCGCGTATGAGTTCGCCATTCGCGAGATCGACCCGCTCATGAAGACGATGGTGGCGGAGCCTTACGTCAATCACATTCCGACGATGACCGGCGGCGTGGGTCACCAGCAACTGGCGCACTTCTACCGGAATCACTTCGTCAACAGCAATCCGCCAGATACCAGATTGATTCCGATCTCACGGACCATCGGCGCGACGCAACTGGTCGACGAACTGCTGTTTTGCTTCACGCATACGACGCCGGTTGACTGGATGCTGCCGGGGGTCGAGCCGACGGGACGCCGTGTCGAGATTCCGTTGGTCGCCATAGTGAGATTCCGGGGCGACAAACTGGAGCACGAACACATATATTGGGATCAGGCGAGCGTGCTGGTGCAGATCGGTCTGCTCGACCCGAAGGGGTTGCCCGTCGCGGGCGTGGAGACTGCACGCAAATTGCAGGACGAGAATCTGGCGTCCAACGCCCTGATGCCGAACTGGTCGTTCGGCACACGCGCCGGGTAA
- a CDS encoding energy transducer TonB family protein, which translates to MNTQLSRCGHLPRTACITRIARIPCTAVLVGSVAVACTLLVTGCANPDFEPKKPLILNFPTGQAPLTGLDQYKIAAARRIAEVNAREITPGNPQPMLRSVVSLEYWVDRNGNVTGVALYRSNDDHEAERIAIASLRRASPLPAPSRALVDSSGRVRAVETWLFNNDGRFQLRSVAAPQIDGQ; encoded by the coding sequence ATGAATACGCAACTTTCCCGGTGCGGGCATTTGCCGCGTACCGCTTGCATTACTCGCATCGCTCGCATCCCTTGCACCGCCGTTCTCGTCGGGTCCGTCGCCGTTGCCTGCACGCTTCTGGTGACCGGCTGCGCCAATCCGGACTTCGAGCCCAAGAAGCCGCTCATCCTGAACTTTCCGACGGGTCAGGCCCCGCTCACGGGTCTCGATCAATACAAGATCGCCGCGGCCCGACGCATCGCCGAAGTCAACGCGCGCGAAATCACGCCCGGCAACCCACAGCCGATGTTGCGCTCCGTGGTGTCACTCGAATATTGGGTGGATCGCAATGGCAACGTGACCGGCGTGGCGCTCTATCGCAGCAACGACGATCACGAGGCCGAGCGCATCGCCATCGCGAGCCTGCGACGAGCGAGTCCGCTCCCGGCACCGAGCCGGGCGCTGGTCGACAGCAGTGGACGTGTCCGTGCTGTCGAGACGTGGCTGTTCAATAACGACGGACGGTTCCAGTTGCGCAGCGTGGCAGCGCCCCAGATCGACGGGCAGTGA
- the otnI gene encoding 2-oxo-tetronate isomerase, translated as MPRFAANLTLLYQEVPFLDRFREAASDGFRGVEFLFPYEHPAQEIRNRLNDTDLTQVLFNAPAGDWASGERGLAALPGREAQFRDGIELALDYADALGCRQLHVMAGCPDATESPERCRATFVENLAYATGQAAAHGVTVMIEPINPRDFPRYFLTRQDQAHAIRSEVGAGNLKVQFDAYHCQIVEGDLAMKLRQYIGHIGHVQVAGVPARHEPDTGEVNYPFLFRLLDELGYAGWVGCEYRPQGETRAGLGWLKPWLRATASR; from the coding sequence ATGCCGCGATTTGCTGCGAACCTCACCCTGCTCTATCAGGAAGTGCCGTTTCTCGACCGTTTTCGCGAAGCGGCGAGCGATGGCTTCCGGGGCGTCGAATTTCTGTTTCCGTACGAGCATCCGGCGCAGGAAATCCGGAACCGTCTGAACGACACCGACCTTACGCAGGTGTTGTTCAATGCACCGGCGGGCGACTGGGCCAGTGGTGAGCGCGGCCTCGCTGCGCTGCCCGGACGCGAGGCGCAGTTTCGCGACGGCATCGAACTCGCCCTCGACTATGCCGACGCCCTCGGCTGCCGTCAGTTGCACGTCATGGCAGGCTGCCCCGATGCCACCGAGTCACCCGAGCGTTGCCGGGCCACGTTTGTCGAGAACCTCGCGTATGCGACGGGGCAGGCGGCGGCGCACGGCGTTACTGTCATGATTGAACCGATCAATCCGCGCGACTTTCCGCGCTATTTCCTGACGCGTCAGGATCAGGCGCATGCCATCCGCTCGGAAGTCGGCGCTGGCAATCTCAAAGTCCAGTTCGACGCTTACCACTGTCAGATCGTCGAAGGCGATCTGGCGATGAAGCTGCGTCAGTACATCGGCCACATCGGGCATGTGCAGGTCGCCGGGGTGCCTGCACGGCACGAACCCGACACAGGCGAAGTGAACTACCCGTTCCTGTTCCGGTTGCTGGACGAGTTGGGATATGCGGGATGGGTGGGGTGCGAGTACCGTCCGCAGGGCGAGACCCGTGCAGGACTGGGCTGGCTCAAGCCATGGCTCAGAGCGACGGCGTCGCGCTGA
- a CDS encoding CoA-binding protein, which produces METIERLGQILARDRVIAVVGLSPRPDRPSFTTSRYMQQHGYRIVPVNPQAADSGETILGETVYASLSEAADALRAEGVRIQMVDCFRRSADIPPIAQEAVDIGATSLWMQLGIENDEAAAVALAAGLDVVMDRCVKIEHQRWLMQGGG; this is translated from the coding sequence ATGGAAACCATTGAACGACTGGGGCAGATTCTGGCGCGGGATCGGGTGATCGCTGTCGTGGGATTGTCGCCGCGGCCGGACCGGCCGAGTTTCACCACATCGCGCTATATGCAGCAGCACGGCTACCGGATCGTGCCGGTCAATCCGCAGGCGGCGGATTCGGGCGAAACGATACTGGGCGAAACCGTTTACGCGAGCTTGAGCGAGGCCGCGGACGCCTTGCGGGCCGAAGGTGTGCGCATCCAGATGGTCGACTGTTTTCGACGCAGTGCGGACATTCCGCCCATCGCGCAGGAAGCCGTGGACATCGGCGCGACAAGTCTGTGGATGCAGTTGGGCATCGAGAACGACGAAGCCGCTGCTGTAGCGCTGGCGGCGGGTCTGGATGTCGTGATGGACCGCTGCGTGAAGATCGAACATCAACGTTGGCTGATGCAGGGCGGTGGTTAG
- a CDS encoding alpha/beta hydrolase has product MTIDADLLAYYDLMARKYPTPENAPAPTPQEVRAKFATVAVEALRPLPAGLRSETFDIPLPGRNLRARLYRPVGRSVPLVVYFHGGGWVVGDVDTHGTVAALLAQDADVAVLSVDYRLAPEHPFPTPVDDAREALAWAAEQRARLGVSLDRLAVAGDSAGGHLAAQAAAWFNDKHPGMVGAQLLIYPVVQYRFDTPSYERLADGVGLTRDEMRWYWKEFLGDVEPAQDDVRVNLMAQAPRHPLPNSLVIAAEYDPLHDEAVEYAQFVARTGARAEIIEAAGLTHSFARLQPFVPQARMVMHDAAQRLREWLG; this is encoded by the coding sequence ATGACCATCGATGCCGATTTGCTCGCGTACTACGACCTGATGGCGCGTAAGTACCCCACCCCTGAAAACGCGCCCGCACCGACGCCGCAGGAAGTCCGGGCCAAATTCGCGACCGTCGCGGTCGAGGCCTTGCGTCCGTTACCGGCGGGTTTGCGCAGCGAGACGTTCGACATTCCTTTGCCGGGCCGTAACCTGCGGGCGCGCCTGTATCGCCCCGTGGGTCGCAGCGTCCCGCTGGTCGTGTACTTCCATGGGGGTGGCTGGGTGGTCGGCGACGTCGACACGCATGGCACCGTGGCGGCCCTGCTCGCACAGGATGCGGACGTGGCGGTCTTGAGCGTCGACTACCGTCTGGCGCCGGAGCACCCGTTCCCGACGCCGGTTGACGATGCGCGGGAAGCGCTTGCCTGGGCGGCGGAGCAGCGCGCGCGGCTGGGCGTGAGTCTTGACCGTCTGGCGGTCGCAGGCGACAGTGCGGGCGGTCATCTGGCGGCGCAGGCGGCGGCGTGGTTCAACGACAAGCATCCTGGAATGGTGGGTGCTCAGTTGCTCATTTACCCGGTGGTGCAGTATCGGTTCGACACGCCGAGTTATGAGCGCCTGGCGGACGGAGTGGGATTAACGCGTGACGAGATGCGTTGGTACTGGAAGGAATTTCTGGGTGACGTAGAACCGGCGCAGGACGATGTCCGGGTGAATTTGATGGCGCAAGCGCCGCGTCATCCGTTGCCGAACAGTTTGGTGATTGCGGCGGAGTATGACCCGTTGCATGACGAGGCGGTGGAATATGCGCAGTTCGTCGCACGGACGGGCGCAAGGGCGGAGATCATCGAAGCGGCGGGCCTCACACACAGTTTTGCGAGATTGCAGCCGTTTGTACCGCAGGCGAGGATGGTGATGCACGACGCGGCCCAGCGCCTGAGAGAGTGGTTGGGATAA
- a CDS encoding transporter substrate-binding domain-containing protein produces the protein MKTAARAAFMAGTALAVTLAAGITTATLAQAQSATLQPSAVHSRLDDIVKSGTLRACATGDYKPYSFRRPDGQFEGIDVDLVASLAKSLGVKPVIVPTTWKALMDDFTAGKCDIAVGGISVTLDRAARAYYSKVVMIDGKSPIVRCADVAKYQTLADLNKPSTRAIANPGGTNERFARQYLPNATLTIYPDNVTIFQQIADGKADVMVTDSSETLLQHKLNPALCPVNPDKPLQFGEKAYLLPRGDDVFKHYVDQWLNLAQKTGEYQAVVDKWLK, from the coding sequence ATGAAGACGGCCGCCCGCGCGGCCTTCATGGCGGGGACGGCGCTCGCCGTCACTCTCGCCGCCGGTATCACGACAGCCACCCTCGCTCAGGCACAGTCCGCAACACTCCAGCCTTCCGCCGTCCACTCCCGGCTCGACGACATCGTGAAGTCGGGCACCCTGCGTGCGTGCGCGACGGGCGACTACAAGCCCTATTCGTTTCGCCGTCCGGACGGTCAGTTCGAAGGCATCGACGTGGATCTGGTCGCCTCGCTGGCGAAGTCGCTCGGCGTGAAGCCGGTGATCGTTCCCACGACCTGGAAGGCGCTGATGGACGATTTCACCGCCGGAAAGTGCGATATCGCCGTCGGCGGGATTTCGGTGACGCTCGACCGCGCCGCACGCGCCTATTACAGCAAGGTGGTCATGATCGACGGGAAATCACCCATCGTTCGCTGTGCCGACGTGGCGAAGTACCAGACGCTCGCCGATCTGAATAAACCCAGCACGCGGGCCATCGCCAACCCCGGCGGCACCAACGAACGCTTCGCTCGTCAGTACCTCCCCAACGCCACCCTCACCATCTACCCGGATAACGTCACGATCTTCCAACAGATCGCCGACGGGAAAGCCGATGTCATGGTCACGGACTCCTCCGAGACGCTGCTCCAGCACAAGCTCAATCCCGCTCTGTGCCCTGTCAATCCCGATAAGCCGCTTCAGTTTGGCGAGAAAGCCTACCTGCTGCCGCGTGGCGATGACGTCTTTAAACACTACGTCGATCAGTGGCTCAACCTCGCTCAGAAAACCGGTGAGTATCAGGCTGTTGTCGATAAATGGCTGAAGTGA
- the hemE gene encoding uroporphyrinogen decarboxylase — protein sequence MSQALQNDTFLRALLRQPTEYTPIWLMRQAGRYLPEYNATRAKAGSFLALAKNPAYATEVTLQPLERFPLDAAILFSDILTIPDAMGLGLSFEAGEGPRFAHPLRTEDDVRRLQAPDLDSLRYVFDAVSEIRRALNGRVPLIGFSGSPWTLACYMVEGQGSADFRTVKTMMYERPDLMTHILETNARAVAAYLNAQIEAGAQAIMVFDTWGGALADGLYQRFSLAYMKKALEGVHREWNGARIPHIVFTKGGGQWLEAIADTGPDAIGLDWTVDLAAARRRVGERCALQGNFDPTALFAAPDAIRTEVRRLLDAYGNAPGHVFNLGHGISQFTNPEHVAALVDEVHSYSRKVRQTA from the coding sequence GTGTCCCAAGCTCTGCAAAACGATACTTTCCTGCGCGCCCTGCTGCGCCAGCCGACCGAGTACACGCCGATCTGGCTGATGCGTCAGGCGGGCCGGTACCTGCCCGAATACAACGCGACCCGCGCCAAGGCCGGCAGCTTCCTGGCGCTAGCCAAGAACCCTGCTTACGCCACCGAAGTCACGCTTCAGCCGCTTGAGCGATTCCCGCTCGATGCTGCGATCCTGTTCTCGGACATTCTCACGATCCCCGACGCCATGGGCCTCGGCCTGTCGTTCGAAGCGGGCGAAGGCCCGCGCTTCGCGCATCCGCTGCGCACCGAAGACGACGTGCGCCGCCTTCAGGCCCCGGATCTGGACAGTCTGCGCTACGTGTTCGACGCGGTCAGCGAAATCCGCCGCGCGCTGAACGGCCGCGTGCCGCTCATCGGCTTCTCGGGCAGCCCGTGGACCCTCGCGTGCTACATGGTCGAAGGGCAAGGCTCCGCTGACTTCCGCACCGTCAAGACGATGATGTACGAGCGTCCCGATCTGATGACGCACATCCTCGAGACCAACGCACGCGCCGTCGCCGCCTACCTCAACGCCCAGATCGAAGCGGGCGCGCAAGCCATCATGGTGTTCGACACCTGGGGCGGCGCACTGGCCGACGGCCTGTATCAACGCTTCTCGCTCGCCTATATGAAGAAGGCGCTCGAAGGCGTGCACCGCGAATGGAACGGCGCGCGCATTCCGCACATCGTCTTCACCAAGGGCGGTGGTCAGTGGCTCGAAGCCATCGCCGACACCGGCCCGGATGCCATCGGTCTGGACTGGACCGTCGATCTGGCGGCGGCCCGTCGTCGCGTGGGCGAGCGTTGTGCACTGCAAGGCAATTTCGACCCCACCGCCCTGTTTGCCGCACCCGACGCCATCCGCACCGAGGTGCGCCGACTGCTCGACGCGTACGGCAATGCGCCAGGCCATGTCTTCAACCTCGGACACGGCATCTCGCAATTCACCAACCCCGAGCACGTGGCAGCGCTCGTGGACGAGGTACACAGCTATAGCCGAAAGGTGCGTCAGACCGCGTGA
- a CDS encoding primosomal protein N' produces MTRADDLSEPSDASHDDALAPAAPPRAGTPAIARVALDTPLITLFDYRLDQAASPGQLVQVPFGRRQVVGVVWELTQRSEVAPAKLREVTSVWHELPPLGDDWRDLMQFASRYYQRGVGEVALPAIPGHLRTPMRWPRLLAQRGVQRFRIADGALSTLMENVPARLRAQRRLAEGLAQAGTLDADEAKALCSKAADVLKQWAAAGWVVVETVPLHETVRDVGDASEVEDTEHAEGAEGDEATDVGDASCAALAEVLDDDTGSASPLGTKTLTVGQADAVGAIHDALIAAGAQRLDQTTNADDAPACPPFLLYGVTGSGKTEVYLRAVAEALHTRDVRDAQVLVLVPEINLTPQLEGVFRARFPDETLVTLHSGLAEGERARHWLAAHRGEARIVLGTRLAVMASLPHLRLIVVDEEHDPSYKQQEGLRYSARDLAIWRANRLRIPVVLGSATPSLDSWNRAEQGRYVRLAMPERATPDAVLPRVSLIDMEIERKRQRVVHEGLSQPLLAAIRARLEAGEQSLLFLNRRGYAPVLNCDACGWISDCRRCSAHMVLHKPERRLRCHHCGAESRIPHACPDCGNLDLAPLGRGTQRIEEALAEHFPDARLARIDADSTRRKGSAQALFAQVHAGEVDILIGTQMVAKGHDFRNVTLVGVVNADSALFSHDFRAAERLFAQLMQVSGRAGRAARADGPGDVLIQTRYASHPLFASLMRHDYAGFAAQQLEERRVALLPPYTHQALLRAEARKLDDAMAFLKQAREIAATPALNDPRISLWDPVPMTMVRIAGTDRAQLVVESPHRGALQRFLTHWMSELRALKAPVRWHLEVDPLEI; encoded by the coding sequence TTGACCCGCGCCGACGACCTCTCCGAACCGAGCGACGCATCGCACGACGATGCACTTGCTCCGGCGGCCCCGCCCCGTGCGGGTACGCCTGCCATCGCTCGCGTTGCGCTCGATACGCCGCTGATCACGCTGTTCGATTACCGTCTGGATCAGGCCGCGAGCCCCGGTCAGCTGGTGCAGGTTCCGTTCGGACGACGACAGGTTGTGGGCGTTGTCTGGGAATTGACGCAGCGCAGCGAAGTTGCGCCCGCGAAGCTGCGCGAAGTGACATCTGTCTGGCACGAATTGCCGCCGCTCGGTGACGATTGGCGCGACCTGATGCAGTTCGCGTCGCGTTACTACCAGCGCGGTGTTGGGGAAGTCGCACTGCCCGCGATCCCCGGCCACCTGCGCACGCCGATGCGCTGGCCGCGTCTGCTTGCGCAGCGCGGCGTGCAACGGTTTCGCATCGCCGACGGTGCGCTGTCCACACTGATGGAAAACGTCCCGGCGCGACTGCGTGCACAACGACGACTCGCCGAAGGGCTTGCGCAGGCGGGCACGCTCGATGCCGACGAAGCAAAGGCATTGTGTTCGAAGGCAGCGGACGTGCTCAAACAATGGGCCGCCGCCGGATGGGTCGTCGTCGAGACCGTGCCGTTGCATGAAACGGTGCGCGATGTCGGGGACGCAAGCGAGGTAGAGGATACAGAGCACGCAGAGGGCGCAGAGGGCGACGAAGCTACCGACGTCGGCGACGCGTCGTGCGCCGCTCTCGCCGAAGTGCTGGACGACGACACCGGCAGCGCCAGCCCGCTCGGCACGAAGACGCTTACCGTCGGACAGGCGGACGCCGTAGGTGCCATTCACGACGCCCTGATCGCCGCTGGCGCGCAGCGTCTGGATCAGACGACGAACGCCGACGACGCCCCCGCGTGCCCGCCCTTTCTGCTCTACGGCGTCACCGGCAGCGGCAAGACCGAAGTCTATTTGCGCGCGGTCGCCGAAGCGTTGCATACGCGGGACGTGCGCGATGCTCAGGTGCTCGTTCTCGTCCCGGAAATCAACCTGACGCCGCAGCTCGAAGGCGTGTTCCGCGCGCGCTTCCCCGACGAGACGCTCGTCACCCTGCACAGCGGACTGGCCGAGGGCGAGCGCGCCCGGCACTGGCTCGCCGCCCATCGTGGCGAAGCGCGCATCGTGCTCGGCACACGTCTGGCGGTGATGGCCTCGCTGCCCCACCTGCGGCTGATCGTCGTCGACGAAGAACACGATCCGTCCTACAAACAGCAGGAAGGCCTTCGGTACTCCGCGCGCGACCTCGCCATCTGGCGAGCTAACCGCCTGCGTATCCCTGTGGTGCTCGGCTCGGCCACACCATCGCTCGACAGCTGGAACCGTGCAGAGCAAGGTCGTTACGTGCGTCTGGCCATGCCCGAGCGCGCCACCCCCGACGCTGTGCTGCCGCGCGTGTCGCTCATCGACATGGAGATCGAGCGCAAGCGTCAGCGCGTCGTCCACGAAGGGCTGTCGCAGCCGCTCCTCGCGGCCATCCGTGCGCGACTGGAAGCGGGCGAGCAAAGCCTGCTGTTCCTCAATCGTCGCGGTTACGCGCCCGTGCTCAACTGCGATGCCTGCGGATGGATCAGCGACTGCCGCCGATGCAGCGCGCACATGGTCCTGCACAAACCTGAGCGTCGCCTGCGTTGCCACCATTGCGGAGCCGAATCGCGTATTCCTCATGCGTGCCCCGACTGCGGCAATCTCGATCTGGCGCCGCTCGGACGGGGCACGCAACGGATCGAAGAAGCGCTCGCCGAACACTTCCCCGACGCGCGGCTCGCGCGAATCGACGCCGACAGCACGCGTCGCAAAGGCAGCGCACAGGCCCTGTTCGCGCAGGTGCATGCGGGCGAGGTCGACATCCTGATCGGCACCCAGATGGTGGCCAAAGGGCACGATTTCCGTAACGTCACGCTGGTGGGGGTGGTCAACGCCGACAGCGCCCTCTTTTCCCATGACTTCCGGGCGGCCGAGCGGCTCTTCGCGCAACTGATGCAGGTGTCGGGCCGCGCCGGACGCGCCGCGCGGGCCGACGGCCCCGGCGACGTGCTGATTCAGACGCGCTATGCGTCGCATCCGCTCTTCGCGTCGCTCATGCGCCACGACTACGCGGGCTTTGCCGCGCAGCAACTCGAAGAGCGCCGCGTCGCACTCTTGCCGCCGTACACCCATCAGGCCCTCCTGCGCGCCGAAGCCCGCAAGCTCGACGACGCCATGGCGTTCCTGAAGCAAGCCCGCGAAATCGCCGCCACCCCGGCGCTGAACGACCCGCGCATCTCTTTGTGGGACCCCGTCCCCATGACGATGGTCCGCATCGCAGGCACCGACCGGGCGCAGCTGGTGGTCGAGAGCCCCCACCGGGGCGCGCTCCAGCGCTTCCTCACCCACTGGATGAGCGAGTTACGCGCGTTGAAAGCGCCCGTTCGCTGGCATCTCGAAGTCGACCCTCTCGAAATATAA